The proteins below are encoded in one region of Triticum aestivum cultivar Chinese Spring chromosome 1B, IWGSC CS RefSeq v2.1, whole genome shotgun sequence:
- the LOC123096050 gene encoding uncharacterized protein: MKQEKGQGGGGRKLGRWLGAPVRALSRACDSYVRKMSACAGAMPTQYAGAMGRGGAGAMHMQAATFSSRSTRRGDDDVSELVRAMSQRQQGSSASPAAAAVPPRSRSVGVGRIDEDAPCDFGADAGRVGLPPPAVRRSRSAAVGSGLPPRVGGGGGFGAATIKKVPAAGVVHGG, translated from the coding sequence ATGAAGCAGGAGaaggggcagggcggcggcgggaggaagcTGGGGCGGTGGCTGGGGGCGCCGGTGCGGGCGCTGTCGCGGGCGTGCGACTCGTACGTGCGCAAGATGTCGGCGTGCGCGGGGGCCATGCCCACGCAGTACGCGGGCGCCATGGGCCGCGGCGGGGCCGGGGCCATGCACATGCAGGCGGCCACCTTCAGCTCGCGCTCCACGCGCCGGGGGGACGACGACGTCAGCGAGTTGGTCCGCGCCATGTCCCAGCGCCAGCAGGGCAGCAGCGCCTCCCCCGCGGCCGCGGCCGTGCCGCCCAGGAGCCGGAGCGTGGGGGTGGGCAGGATCGACGAGGACGCGCCGTGCGACTTCGGCGCCGACGCCGGGCGCGTCGGCCTGCCCCCGCCGGCCGTGCGCAGGAGCCGCAGCGCCGCCGTCGGGAGCGGCCTCCCGCCGCGCGTCGGCGGGGGCGGGGGTTTCGGCGCCGCGACGATCAAGAAGGTCCCCGCTGCCGGCGTCGTGCACGGCGGCTAA